Below is a window of Streptomyces sp. ITFR-16 DNA.
ATCCTGTTCGGGCTGCTCTGGCTGGCCGGGGCGCCCACCCGGCTGTTCGCCGGAGTCCTGGCCTCCGCAGGTCTGATCGCCGTCCTGCTGATCAAGACCAGTCCCAACCGGATGTCCCGGCTCGACTGCATGGGGGCCAGCGAACCGGGGCCCGGCGGCTCGTGCTGGCAGGCCGTGCACGGCATCTATGCTCTGGCATCGGGCGGCTGGTTCGGATCCGGGCTCGGTGCAAGTGTGGAAAAATGGGGTCAACTGCCCGAACCTCACACCGACTTCATCTTCGCCATCACCGGGGAGGAACTGGGACTGGCGGGGACGCTGTCGGTACTCGCCCTCTTCGCGGCTCTAGGCTATGCGGGTATCCGCGTGGCCGGACGCACGGAGGACCCCTTCGTGAGGTACGCAGCGGGAGGTGTGACCACCTGGATCACGGCGCAGGCCGTGATCAACATCGGTGCGGTGCTCGGCCTGCTGCCGATCGCCGGTGTCCCGCTCCCGCTGTTCTCCTACGGGGGGTCGGCCCTGCTGCCGACCATGTTCGCCGTCGGGCTGCTGATCGCGTTCGCGCGGGACGAGCCCGCGGCGAAGGCGGCCCTGGCCATGCGGAGGCCCGGGGTGAGATGGAAGACGATGAGACGGCGCGTCAAGAAGCGTCCGTCCGGAGAGCGGTGAATTTCGGTGCATGTCGTACTCGCCGGTGGGGGGACCGCCGGCCACATCGAGCCCGCGCTTGCCCTCGCGGATGCCCTGCGCAGGCAGGACCCGAGCGTGGGAATCACCGCTCTGGGCACGGAGCGCGGACTCGAGACCAGGCTCGTACCCGAGCGGGGGTACGAACTCGCCCTGATCCCGGCCGTCCCGCTGCCGCGTAAACCCACCCCCGAACTCATCACCGTCCCGGGCAGGCTGCGCGGCACCATCAAGGCCGCCGAGCAGATCCTGGAGCGCACCAAGGCGGACTGCGTCGTCGGCTTCGGCGGCTATGTGGCCCTGCCCGGCTATCTCGCCGCCAAGCGCGCCGGAGTGCCCATCGTGGTGCACGAGGCCAACGCCCGGCCGGGCCTGGCCAACAAGATCGGCTCGCGGTACGCGCACGGGGTCGCCGTCTCCACCCCCGACAGCAAGCTGCGCGGCGCCCGCTACATCGGCATCCCGCTGCGCCGCACCATCGCCACCCTGGACCGGGCCCGCGTCCGCCCCGAGGCGCGCGCGGCGTTCGGTCTCGACCCCAACCTGCCGACGCTGCTGGTCTCCGGCGGCTCGCAGGGCGCCCGCCACCTCAACGAGGTGGTCCAGCGCGTCGCACCGCTGCTCCAGCGCTCCGGCATCCAGATCCTGCATGTGGTCGGCCCCAAGAACGAATTGCCGCGCGTCGACAACATGCCCGGGATGCCCCCCTACATCCCGGTACCGTACGTGGACCGGATGGATCTCGCGTACGCCGCGGCCGACATGATGCTCTGCCGCGCGGGCGCGATGACCGTCGCCGAACTCTCCGCCGTCGGGCTTCCCGCCGCCTATGTCCCGTTGCCGATCGGCAACGGCGAACAGCGGCTCAACGCCCAGCCGGTGGTCAACGCAGGCGGCGGCCTGCTGGTGGACGACGCCGCGCTCACTCCCGAGTGGGTGCAGGGCAACGTCCTCCCGGTGCTGTCCGATCCGCACCGGTTGTATGAAATGTCCCGCGCCGCCGCCGAGTTCGGCCGCCGGGACGCCGACGATCTGCTGGTCGGCATGGTGTACGAGGCGATTGCCGCACGTCGTAACGCGTGAGGCGGACGGGTCCGGGGGCGGTGGCCCCCGGACCCGGCATAAGGAGCGAGCGTGGCCGGACCGACGACCGCCCAGCGCGGCAAGGGGCAGCAGCAGGACACCCCGGACCGCCCGCCACGCCCAGGCGCCGAGGGCTCCCGGATCTCCCGGCGCGGGCTGCTGATCGTGATCGCCGCCGCGGTGCTGGTGCTCGGCTCGGGCGCCGTCTGGGCGCTCTACGGGTCCTCCTGGCTCCGCACCGAGCAGGTCAGGATCACCGGTGTCGACGTGCTGTCACCGGCCGAGGTGGAGGCCGCGGCGCAGGTGCCGATGGGCGCTCCGCTGGTCTCCGTGGACACCGGCGCCGTCGCCGCCCGGTTGCGCCAGAAGTTGCCTCGTATCGACTCGGTGGATGTCGTACGGTCATGGCCGCACGGGATCGGACTTAAAGTGACCGAACGGCAGCCGGTCCTGCTGATGAAAAAGGGTGCGAAGTTCATCGAAGTGGACGCCGAGGGCGTGCGCTTCGCCACGGTGGACAAAGCGCCCCCGCGCGTACCTCTGCTGGAACTGACCCCGGGTCACTCCGCGAGCCTGCGCCGTTTCGACAGCAACCGGCTGGTGCGGGAAGCGGTCCGGGTCGCCGGCGACCTTCCGGGCGGCATCGCCCGGGAGACCGAGGTCGTGCGGGTCACCTCGTACGATGCGGTCTCCCTGGAACTCACCCGGGACCGGACGGTGATCTGGGGAAGCGGTGAAGAGGGCGCGGTGAAGGCGAAAGTCCTCACCGCTCTCATGAAAGCCGCTCCCAAAGCGGGACACTTCGACGTGAGTGCGCCCACCGCTCCTGCGGTGTCGGGTAGTTGACGCACATTTGGCCTGGCCAGCACCCTGGTTGGTCAGCGCTACGGGTGATCACATAGGGTGAAAAGAAAAACGGGAGGTTCGGCGTGTTCGTTGAACGTGCGCCACTTGTCGACTTAGTGTCCTGTTCGGAAGAGTCCATGAAGCAGACACACTGGTAACCCTAAACTTGAACGTTAGGGTTTGGGTCGGCGTTCGGACCGTCCCAATCGGCATCCGTCGTCGCGGCGGGACTACCGCCAAGCGACGACACGTAACTCGAGGCGAGAGGCCTTCGACGTGGCAGCACCGCAGAACTACCTCGCAGTCATCAAGGTCATCGGTGTCGGCGGCGGTGGTGTCAATGCCATCAACCGAATGATCGAGGTCGGTCTCAAGGGCGTCGAGTTCATCGCGATCAACACGGATGCGCAAGCCCTGTTGATGAGCGACGCCGACGTCAAGCTCGACGTCGGCCGTGAACTCACCCGCGGCCTCGGCGCCGGGGCGAACCCGGCCGTCGGTCGTAAGGCGGCAGAGGACCACCGTGAGGAGATCGAGGAGGTCCTCAAGGGGGCCGACATGGTCTTCGTCACCGCAGGCGAAGGCGGTGGCACCGGAACCGGTGGCGCACCCGTCGTCGCCAACATCGCACGCTCGCTCGGCGCCCTGACGATCGGTGTGGTCACCCGCCCGTTCACCTTCGAGGGCAGGCGCCGCGCGAACCAGGCGGAGGACGGCATCGCCGAGCTCCGCGAAGAGGTCGACACCCTCATCGTCATTCCCAACGACCGGCTGCTGTCCATCTCGGACCGCCAGGTCAGCGTGCTCGACGCCTTCAAGTCGGCCGACCAGGTCCTGCTCTCGGGTGTCCAGGGCATCACCGACCTCATCACCACCCCGGGTCTGATCAACCTCGACTTCGCCGACGTCAAGTCGGTCATGTCCGAGGCCGGATCGGCGCTCATGGGCATCGGCTCGGCCCGCGGCGACGACCGCGCGGTGGCGGCGGCGGAGATGGCGATCTC
It encodes the following:
- the murG gene encoding undecaprenyldiphospho-muramoylpentapeptide beta-N-acetylglucosaminyltransferase produces the protein MHVVLAGGGTAGHIEPALALADALRRQDPSVGITALGTERGLETRLVPERGYELALIPAVPLPRKPTPELITVPGRLRGTIKAAEQILERTKADCVVGFGGYVALPGYLAAKRAGVPIVVHEANARPGLANKIGSRYAHGVAVSTPDSKLRGARYIGIPLRRTIATLDRARVRPEARAAFGLDPNLPTLLVSGGSQGARHLNEVVQRVAPLLQRSGIQILHVVGPKNELPRVDNMPGMPPYIPVPYVDRMDLAYAAADMMLCRAGAMTVAELSAVGLPAAYVPLPIGNGEQRLNAQPVVNAGGGLLVDDAALTPEWVQGNVLPVLSDPHRLYEMSRAAAEFGRRDADDLLVGMVYEAIAARRNA
- a CDS encoding FtsQ-type POTRA domain-containing protein — its product is MAGPTTAQRGKGQQQDTPDRPPRPGAEGSRISRRGLLIVIAAAVLVLGSGAVWALYGSSWLRTEQVRITGVDVLSPAEVEAAAQVPMGAPLVSVDTGAVAARLRQKLPRIDSVDVVRSWPHGIGLKVTERQPVLLMKKGAKFIEVDAEGVRFATVDKAPPRVPLLELTPGHSASLRRFDSNRLVREAVRVAGDLPGGIARETEVVRVTSYDAVSLELTRDRTVIWGSGEEGAVKAKVLTALMKAAPKAGHFDVSAPTAPAVSGS
- the ftsZ gene encoding cell division protein FtsZ; translated protein: MAAPQNYLAVIKVIGVGGGGVNAINRMIEVGLKGVEFIAINTDAQALLMSDADVKLDVGRELTRGLGAGANPAVGRKAAEDHREEIEEVLKGADMVFVTAGEGGGTGTGGAPVVANIARSLGALTIGVVTRPFTFEGRRRANQAEDGIAELREEVDTLIVIPNDRLLSISDRQVSVLDAFKSADQVLLSGVQGITDLITTPGLINLDFADVKSVMSEAGSALMGIGSARGDDRAVAAAEMAISSPLLEASIDGARGVLLSISGGSDLGLFEINEAAQLVSEAAHPEANIIFGAVIDDALGDEVRVTVIAAGFDGGQPPARRENVLGANSTKREEPATPVRAAEPVRQSSGLGSVPPREEPPVQAEPVPAAGESHLPPVSPPHVPPARPYQDSQAEELDVPDFLK